The genomic interval GTCGACGATGCTGGCGCCGTTCAGGGCGCCGTACGACTGCCACCGGCGGCCGACCCCCGTGAAGGCCTTCAGGGCGCCCAGGGCTGGGCGCGGGTCGAAGCCGGCCAGGTGGGTGGCCGCCAGCGCCGCCGTGGCGTTGAGCACGTTGTGCATGCCGGGAACTGACAGCTCCACCCGGAGGACGCCGAGGCCGGGGGCGACCAGCTCGAAGCTGCTGCCGGCGGCGGCGAGGTGGACGGCGCGGATGCGGTAGTCGCACCCCGCGCCCGTGCCGTAGCTCACGGCGTGCTCGTGCGCCCCGACGAGTTCGCGAAGGCCCGGCCAGTCGCCGCAGTACACGAGCTTCTCGGCCGCGCGCGCGAAGCGCAGCGCCGCGGCCTGCAGGTCCTCGAAGGAGGCGTGGTAGTTGCGGCGCTCGTCGTACTCGCCGGCGACGTGGTCGTCGTCGAGGTTCGTGATGACCGCCACGGCGCTGACCAGGTCGGCGAAGCCGGGGTCGGACTCGTCGACCTCGGCCGCGAGCCACTTGCCCTTCCCGTAGCGCATGCTCCCGCCGATGATCGGGAGGGAGGCCCCGAGCTGCACGGACGTCTCCTCGTCGAGGGCCAGCAGGAGCGTGGCCACCATGGCGGTGGTGGTGCTCTTGCCGTTCGTGCCCGTGACGGCGACGGCGCTGCGGCGGGTGAACAGCTCACCGAGCAACGCGATGCGGCGCAGGACCTTGCAGCCCGCGGCCCTGGCGGCCTCGAGCTCGGGGTGGTCGTACGGAACGGCCATGCTATGAACCACGATGTCGGCGGTCTCCGCGTGGCGCGGGTCGTGTCCGGCGCACGTCGCTATCCCGAGCGCCTCGAGCTCGGCGAGCACCGGACCGCCGCCGGCGTCGCAGCCGCTGACGGCGAAGCCCTCCTCGTGGCACCAGCGCGCCAGGGCGGCCATGCTCACGCCGCCGATGCCCATGAAGTGGATCCGCTGGCCGCCGCCGGAACCGCCGCGTGCCGTCTCTATGTCTAGGTCTGTCATCTCTCTCTTCCGGTCTCCAAAACGGCGTCAACGATACGACGCGCGGCGCCCGCCGGGGTCCGCGCCGCCGCGGCCGCGGCCGCGGCCCGGCGCCACTCCGGGTCGAGCGCGCGCGTCCAGGCCTCTGGCAGGGCCGTGGCGATCTCGCTCTCCTCGACGAGCGACCCGGCACCCGCGTTCGCCACCGCGCGGGCGTTATGCGACTGATGGTCCTCGGCGGCCGTCGGCAAGGGGACCATGAGCGCGGGGACGCCGTGGAAGGCCGCCTCGGAGAGCGTGCTGATCCCGGCGCGCGTGATGGCGAGGTCGGCGGCCGACCAGGCGGTGACGGCGTCGACGTACGGTCTCGAGTGGTAGGCGGGCCATGCGGCCGCGCGCGCCTCCACCTCCGGCAGCCAGCGCGGCCCCGTCGAGTGGATCACGACCGGCGCGCGGCCGGCGTTCGCGAGCTTCTCGTACGCGTCCGGAACGGCGCGGTTCAGGGCGAGCGAGCCTTGGGAGCCGCCCATCACGAGGGTGACGACGGCGGAGCCGGGCAGCCCGAGCGCGGCGCGCGCGGCGGCGCGCTCGACGCGCTCCTCCCGGACCGGGAAGGGGATGACGAGCGACTTGGCGGTCCTCACATGGGCCAGGGCCTCGGGTTGCGCGCTCACGAAGAGCCTGGCGGCGCGCGCGAACCACCGGTTGACGCGGCTCGGGAACGCGTTGCCTTCGTGCAGCACGAGTGGGACGCGCAACCGCCACGCCGCGAAGCACCCGGGCATGGAGGCGAAGCCGCCGAAGCCGACCACTACGTCCGGGGCGAACCTCCGCGCCAGGCCCACGGCCTGCGACAGACCGGACGCGGCCTTGAGCGCCTGCCGCGGGTCGGGGCGCTGGCGGTCCCACTTGCCCGTGGCGACCCCTAAGAACTGGACCCCGGCCTCGCCGGCGAGGTGCTCCTCCATGCCCCCGAGCCCGCCGATGAGCGCCACCTCGGCCCCGCGCGCGGCGGCCTCCCTAGCGACCGCGAGGGCGGGGTAGATGTGGCCGCCCGTGCCGCCGGTGGCGAGGAGCAGGCGCTGCGGCGCGCTCACGCTCGGTGCCTCGCGGCGGGCGCCGGGGCGAACCGGCCGGGCTCCGGCCCCTCGGAAACGGCGGCGGGCGCCGGCTCGGCGAGCCGGCTCGCCGTGTGCAGGAAGCCGAAGGCGATGGCGACCGACACCTGGGAGTTGAGGCCGTAGCTGACGCCCGGGAGCGGCAGCCCCGTCACGGGGAACATGCCCGTCACCACGAGGAGGTTGAGGCCGGCCTGCCCACAGACGTACGCGGTGGCGCCGGCCGCGAGGAGCGCCGACGGGCCCGTCACGCGCCGGGCGATGCGGTAGCCGTGCCACGCCAGGAGCGCGTACATGGCCACCAGCGTCACCGAGCCGAGGAAGCCGAGGGAGTGCGCGATGGCCACGCCGATGAAGTCGGTGTCGGCCTCCGGCACGGGCACGCGGCGCCCGGTGCCGACGCCGAGGACCCCGCCGCGCCCGATGGCGTCGA from Trueperaceae bacterium carries:
- the murC gene encoding UDP-N-acetylmuramate--L-alanine ligase — encoded protein: MTDLDIETARGGSGGGQRIHFMGIGGVSMAALARWCHEEGFAVSGCDAGGGPVLAELEALGIATCAGHDPRHAETADIVVHSMAVPYDHPELEAARAAGCKVLRRIALLGELFTRRSAVAVTGTNGKSTTTAMVATLLLALDEETSVQLGASLPIIGGSMRYGKGKWLAAEVDESDPGFADLVSAVAVITNLDDDHVAGEYDERRNYHASFEDLQAAALRFARAAEKLVYCGDWPGLRELVGAHEHAVSYGTGAGCDYRIRAVHLAAAGSSFELVAPGLGVLRVELSVPGMHNVLNATAALAATHLAGFDPRPALGALKAFTGVGRRWQSYGALNGASIVDDYAHNPAKVAATLKAARATGLKVRAVLQPHRWVRTARQWPALAKAAALADEVVVLGVYGAGERPIEGVSPELIAERVRELGVPARITDVVGAEEYLAATAAPGELLITLGAGDVWRVAAGLAARAGSGSGADATATTER
- the murG gene encoding undecaprenyldiphospho-muramoylpentapeptide beta-N-acetylglucosaminyltransferase; amino-acid sequence: MSAPQRLLLATGGTGGHIYPALAVAREAAARGAEVALIGGLGGMEEHLAGEAGVQFLGVATGKWDRQRPDPRQALKAASGLSQAVGLARRFAPDVVVGFGGFASMPGCFAAWRLRVPLVLHEGNAFPSRVNRWFARAARLFVSAQPEALAHVRTAKSLVIPFPVREERVERAAARAALGLPGSAVVTLVMGGSQGSLALNRAVPDAYEKLANAGRAPVVIHSTGPRWLPEVEARAAAWPAYHSRPYVDAVTAWSAADLAITRAGISTLSEAAFHGVPALMVPLPTAAEDHQSHNARAVANAGAGSLVEESEIATALPEAWTRALDPEWRRAAAAAAAARTPAGAARRIVDAVLETGRER